A window of Ammospiza caudacuta isolate bAmmCau1 chromosome 29, bAmmCau1.pri, whole genome shotgun sequence contains these coding sequences:
- the LOC131569164 gene encoding serine/threonine-protein kinase PAK 3-like, translating into MPKSNRNELCNMDSKTGQFAQLRISQMETGLQANAIANKVDDFSLEEVAVGMRRNKVIGIREAPSLGFCDVMAKGTHAASSQGSLSVEARSSSSGSYFISLKEETEKKHLEMLERMVNQENPFRIYTEMEHIGSGGFGQVVRALNNATGGEVAIKKIHLQGLRTKELTVNEIMIMKKCRSPSVVNYLDSYLLGEELWLVMEYMDGGTLSDVIRKTFLSEDHIAAISRECLQGLDFLHSNNVIHRDVKSDNILLRTDGSVKLTDFGLSTQLNSEQSRPCLVAGTPWWMAPEVATGQPYGPKVDIWSFGIVGIEMLEKEPPYWDQSHASARRLIAKVGTPKLQHPKLLSALLRDFLSCCLQRDEEQRWSAKELLQHPFVRYAEPASSLVPLIVAVKRKETKM; encoded by the exons aTGCCCAAGAGCAACAGGAATGAGCTCTGCAACATGGACAGCAAGACTGGCCAGTTTGCCCAGCTGAGGATTTCCCAGATGGAAACTGGACTGCAGGCA AATGCCATTGCTAACAAAGTTGATGATTTCTCCTTAGAAGAGGTGGCGGTGGGTATGAGGAGAAACAAGGTTATAGGCATCAG ggaagctccatctctgggcttctgcgATGTCATGGCCAAGGGCACACAtg CAGCATCATCCCAAGGAAGCCTTTCTGTCGAAGCTCGGAGCTCAAGCTCGGGCAGTTACTTCATCTCCCTGAAAGAGGAGACTGAGAAGAAGCACCTGGAGatgctgg agAGAATGGTGAACCAGGAAAATCCCTTTAGGATATACACCGAAATGGAACAcattggcagcgg gggTTTTGGACAAGTGGTCAGAGCACTCAACaatgccacaggaggagag gtggccataaagaaaatacatcttCAAGGACTGAGAACGAAGGAACTAACTGTTAATGAAATCATGATCATGAAGAAGTGTAGGAGTCCCagtgttgtgaattatttagacag ctaccttctgggtgAGGAACTCTGGCTGGTAAtggagtacatggatggaggcaCCCTGAGTGATGTCATCCGCAAGACCTTCCTGTCTGAAGACCACAttgcagccatcagtcgggag tgcctgcaaggactggattttcttcattcaaacaatgtgatccatcgagatgttaagagtgacaacatccttctcagaaccgatGGCTCTGTCAAGCTGA ctgattttggcctctctactcagctcaactctgagcagagcagaccgTGCTTGGTAgccgggactccttggtggatggcgcctgaagtggcgacaggtcaaccatatggccccaaagtggacatatggtcttttggaattgtggggaTTGAAATGTTAGAAAAAGAACCTCCTTACTGGGACCAAAGTCATGCCTCG gctcgACGCCTGATAGCCAAAgtagggaccccaaaactgcagcatcccaagctcctctcagctttgctgcgtgacttcctgagctgctgcctgcagagagatgaggagcagcgctggtctgccaaggagctcctgcag catccatttgtaagaTATGCTGAGCCTGCGTCCAGCCTGGTGCCACTGATTGTTGCAGTGAAGAGGAAGGAGACAAAAATGTGA